From Triticum urartu cultivar G1812 chromosome 2, Tu2.1, whole genome shotgun sequence, a single genomic window includes:
- the LOC125538439 gene encoding F-box protein FBW2-like: MKRRNPPSGAGFPRGEGPGWEAKRERPNGGWRGRLTAPVVKWSHAEAMKKKPKVGGGAALVADGGGWRMETEAEMAGLDGRSCGRGGFLGTSWSEAAENSADAATGGGENEWCLPQTEKATPCEAVEGGGGGDVRGDEVKEELYDWRWTEAASPEIMALILRGRFAADEIARGPAAVCRAWREAAASPDMWGDVDIEAWCRRVKCRVKADAAVRRLVARSQGTIRRLSAYRVGDAALAYVAASGKLLNVLQIPMSEISDQAVEKYVKCFPALRVLDISYCEKVTSRGMEAIGRQCKSLAQLKRNMPPEDNNAAPKVVEDEALAVANTMPMLKQLELAYGLFSDVGLDAILTKCPLLRTLDILGSLNVRLDGDIEERCCALESFREPWEPDYHENSSSGGDYDYDDTESDD; encoded by the exons ATGAAGCGTCGGAACCCTCCGTCCGGCGCCGGATTCCCCCGAGGAGAGGGCCCGGGGTGGGAGGCGAAGAGGGAGCGGCCTAATGGGGGTTGGAGAGGGAGACTGACGGCGCCCGTGGTGAAGTGGTCGCACGCCGAggccatgaagaagaagcccaaggTTGGTGGCGGAGCAGCCTTGGTCGCAGATGGCGGAGGGTGGCGGATGGAGACTGAGGCGGAAATGGCCGGGCTTGATGGACGAAGCTGCGGCAGGGGAGGGTTTCTTGGAACGAGCTGGTCGGAGGCGGCGGAGAACAGCGCGGATGCGGCCACCGGAGGAGGAGAGAACGAGTGGTGTTTGCCCCAGACGGAAAAGGCGACTCCTTGCGAGGCCGTGGAAGGGGGCGGTGGAGGAGACGTGAGGGGCGACGAGGTCAAGGAGGAACTGTACGATTGGAGGTGGACGGAGGCCGCGAGCCCGGAGATAATGGCGCTGATACTGCGGGGCAGGTTCGCCGCCGACGAGATTGCGCGCGGGCCCGCGGCGGTGTGCAGGGCGTGGAGGGAGGCCGCTGCGTCGCCGGACATGTGGGGGGACGTGGACATCGAGGCCTGGTGCCGCCGCGTCAAATGCCGTGTCAAGGCCGACGCAGCTGTGCGCCGCCTTGTCGCCCGCTCCCAGGGCACGATCCGTCGGCTCTCCGCCTACCGCGTCGGCGACGCCGCGCTTGCCTACGTCGCCGCCTC TGGGAAGTTGCTTAATGTCCTCCAGATCCCGATGAGCGAGATATCTGACCAAGCCGTGGAGAAGTACGTGAAATGCTTTCCTGCCCTAAGAGTGTTGGACATCAGTTACTGCGAGAAAGTCACATCGAGAGGCATGGAAGCAATAGGCCGACAATGCAAGTCGCTTGCTCAGCTGAAGAGGAACATGCCTCCCGAAGACAACAATGCAGCACCTAAAGTGGTTGAAGACGAGGCCCTGGCGGTTGCGAATACCATGCCAATGCTCAAGCAACTTGAGCTTGCATATGGTCTGTTCAGTGATGTTGGCCTTGATGCCATCCTGACCAAATGCCCTCTGCTGCGTACACTGGACATACTTGGCAGCTTGAATGTCAGGCTTGACGGGGACATCGAGGAGAGATGCTGCGCTCTCGAGTCGTTCCGGGAGCCATGGGAGCCTGATTACCACGAGAACTCCAGCAGCGGTGGCGATTACGACTACGATGACACCGAAAGCGATGATTGA
- the LOC125538436 gene encoding aspartyl protease 37-like: protein MSVHHSTTTYSAMEAMPLLLFLALLAVPAYCLQSPRQSYHLELARVDSVDTGSLNITDHELLRRAIQRSRERLASITPRLYPTRNRKVVAGEAPVLSAGGEYLVKLGLGTPQRCFTAAIDTASDLIWTQCQPCVKCYRQKDPVFNPMASTTYAVVPCNSDTCDELDTHRCGRSGSEDDDDDDVCQYTYTYGGNSTTRGTLAVDTLTIGDDSFHGVVFGCSSSSVGGPPAEVSGVVGLGRGPLSLVSQLSVRRFMYCLPPPASRSAGRLVLGADATAMRNASDRIVVPMSINPRYPSYYYLNLNGMSIGDKAMSSSLRSSMNATAPGTPDPDPNPNVAASPEPVSGDGDGGGGTGPDAYGMVIDIASTITFLEESLYEELVDDLEEEIRLPRGSGSTLGLDLCFILPEGVPMSRVYAPSMSLAFDGEWLKLEKEELFVEDRESGMMCLMIGKTDGVSILGNYQQQNIQVMYNLRRERITFVKTNCEAMTH from the coding sequence ATGTCAGTCCACCATAGTACTACAACGTACAGCGCCATGGAGGCCATGCCGCTGCTACTCTTCCTCGCCCTCCTCGCCGTCCCGGCGTACTGCCTGCAGTCGCCGCGGCAGTCCTACCACCTCGAACTCGCCCGCGTGGACTCCGTGGACACCGGAAGCCTCAACATCACCGACCACGAGCTCCTCCGGCGCGCCATCCAGCGCAGCCGGGAGCGGCTGGCCAGCATCACGCCCCGCCTGTACCCGACCCGCAACCGCAAGGTGGTGGCGGGCGAGGCCCCGGTGCTGTCGGCCGGGGGCGAGTACCTGGTGAAGCTCGGGCTGGGCACGCCGCAGCGCTGCTTCACGGCGGCCATCGACACGGCCAGCGACCTCATCTGGACGCAGTGCCAGCCGTGCGTCAAGTGCTACCGTCAGAAGGACCCCGTGTTCAACCCCATGGCCTCGACCACCTACGCGGTGGTGCCGTGCAACAGCGACACGTGCGACGAGCTGGACACCCACCGGTGCGGGCGCAGCGGcagcgaggacgacgacgacgacgacgtgTGCCAGTACACCTACACGTACGGCGGGAACTCGACGACGAGGGGCACGCTGGCCGTGGACACGCTGACCATCGGCGACGACTCGTTCCACGGCGTCGTCTTCGGCTGCAGCAGCTCCAGCGTCGGGGGCCCGCCCGCGGAGGTGTCGGGGGTGGTGGGCCTCGGCCGCGGGCCGCTCTCGCTGGTGTCCCAGCTGTCGGTGCGGAGGTTCATGTACTGCCTGCCCCCGCCGGCCTCCAGGAGCGCGGGGAGGCTGGTCCTCGGCGCCGACGCCACGGCCATGCGCAACGCGTCGGACCGGATCGTGGTGCCCATGTCCATCAACCCGCGGTACCCGTCCTACTACTACCTCAACCTCAACGGGATGTCCATCGGcgacaaggccatgtcctcctcCTTGAGGAGCAGCATGAACGCGACGGCTCCAGGtacccccgaccccgaccccaaCCCCAACGTGGCGGCGTCTCCCGAGCCCGTGtccggcgacggcgacggcggcggcggcacggggcCGGACGCGTACGGGATGGTCATCGACATCGCGTCCACGATCACGTTCCTGGAGGAGTCGCTGTACGAGGAGCTGGTGGACGACCTGGAGGAGGAGATCAGGCTGCCGCGGGGCTCCGGGTCGACCCTGGGGCTGGACCTCTGCttcatcctgccggagggggtgCCGATGAGCCGCGTGTACGCGCCGTCCATGTCGCTGGCGTTCGACGGGGAGTGGCTCAAGCTGGAGAAGGAGGAGCTGTTCGTGGAGGACCGGGAGAGCGGGATGATGTGCCTCATGATCGGCAAGACGGACGGGGTGTCCATCCTCGGCAACTACCAGCAGCAGAACATTCAGGTCATGTACAACCTGCGCCGGGAGAGGATCACCTTCGTCAAGACCAACTGCGAAGCCATGACTCACTAG
- the LOC125538438 gene encoding gamma-glutamylcyclotransferase 2-3 gives MVMWVFGYGSLVWNPGFAYDARLVGFVRDYRRVFYQGSTDHRGTPEFPGRTVTLEHQPGSTCWGVAYKISREQDKQTALEYLEVREKQYDEKVYLDLYTDSSLKIPAVQDMMVYLATTNKEANQNYLGPAPLEEMAKQIYLAKGPTGPNTEYLFKLEDALNKIGVVDQHVQDLANAVRNYADTV, from the exons atGGTGATGTGGGTGTTCGGCTACGGCTCCCTGGTGTGGAACCCCGGGTTCGCCTACGACGCCCGCCTCGTCGGCTTCGTCAGGGACTACCGCCGCGTCTTCTACCAGG GGAGCACGGACCACAGGGGCACGCCGGAGTTCCCCGGGAGGACCGTCACGCTGGAACACCAGCCCGGGTCCACATGC TGGGGAGTTGCATACAAAATTTCAAGGGAGCAAGATAAGCAGACAGCCCTGGAG TACCTGGAAGTAAGAGAGAAGCAATATGATGAGAAGGTTTACCTTGACTTGTATACA GACTCTTCCCTCAAAATACCAGCAGTCCAAGATATGATGGT ATATTTAGCCACCACAAATAAGGAGGCCAACCAAAACTATCTTGGTCCTGCTCCGCTGGAAGAAATGGCCAA GCAAATCTACCTAGCCAAAGGCCCAACTGGACCTAATACAGAGTATCTGTTCAAACTTGAGGACGCATTAAACAAAATAG GTGTTGTGGATCAGCATGTTCAGGATTTGGCGAATGCTGTGCGCAATTATGCAGACACCGTGTAA